A single genomic interval of Sporichthyaceae bacterium harbors:
- the ruvB gene encoding Holliday junction branch migration DNA helicase RuvB: MVDNLVDAVAHVDDVAIEAALRPKRLGEFVGQERVREQLSLVLEAARLRGRPPDHVLLSGPPGLGKTTLAMIIAAELAMPLRVTSGPAIQHAGDLAALLSSLSEGEVLFLDEIHRMARPAEEMLYMAMEDFRVDVVVGKGAGATAIPLEIPPFTLVGATTRAGLLPGPLRDRFGFTAHMDFYSAEELGRVLRRSADLLEVDLVPAGAAEIAGRSRGTPRIANRLLRRVRDFAQVRADGRVTLEVAAAGLALYDVDSIGLDRLDRAVLDALVRRFGGGPVGLSTLAVAVGEETETVEEVAEPFLVRVGLLARTPRGRVATPAAWVHLGLTPPGGAAMPQGGLFES, from the coding sequence CTGGTCGACAACTTGGTCGACGCGGTCGCGCACGTCGACGACGTCGCGATCGAGGCGGCGCTTCGGCCCAAGCGGCTCGGGGAGTTCGTCGGGCAGGAGCGGGTCCGCGAGCAGTTGTCGCTGGTGCTCGAGGCTGCCCGGCTGCGGGGCCGGCCGCCCGACCACGTCCTGCTGTCCGGGCCGCCGGGCCTGGGCAAGACCACGCTGGCCATGATCATCGCCGCGGAGCTGGCGATGCCGCTGCGCGTCACCAGCGGCCCGGCCATCCAGCACGCCGGCGACCTGGCCGCGCTGCTGTCCTCGCTCAGCGAGGGCGAGGTGCTCTTCCTCGACGAGATCCACCGGATGGCCCGGCCCGCCGAGGAGATGCTCTACATGGCGATGGAGGACTTCCGGGTCGACGTCGTCGTGGGGAAGGGTGCGGGCGCGACCGCGATCCCGTTGGAGATCCCGCCGTTCACGCTGGTCGGGGCCACCACCCGGGCGGGGCTGCTGCCGGGTCCGCTGCGCGACCGGTTCGGGTTCACCGCCCACATGGACTTCTACTCGGCCGAGGAACTCGGCCGGGTCCTGCGACGCTCGGCCGACCTGCTCGAGGTCGACCTGGTCCCGGCCGGTGCCGCCGAGATCGCCGGGCGCTCGCGGGGGACACCCCGGATCGCGAACCGACTGCTGCGCCGGGTGCGCGACTTCGCGCAGGTTCGGGCCGACGGCCGGGTCACCCTCGAGGTGGCCGCCGCCGGGCTGGCCCTCTACGACGTGGACAGCATCGGCCTCGACCGGCTCGACCGGGCGGTGCTCGACGCCTTGGTGCGCCGCTTCGGCGGAGGCCCGGTTGGGTTGTCCACACTCGCGGTGGCCGTCGGGGAGGAGACGGAGACCGTCGAGGAGGTCGCCGAGCCGTTCCTGGTCCGGGTCGGGCTGTTGGCCCGGACCCCCCGGGGCAGGGTGGCCACCCCTGCCGCCTGGGTCCACCTGGGGCTCACCCCGCCGGGTGGGGCGGCGATGCCGCAGGGCGGACTGTTCGAGTCGTGA